CACCCGGGCGTGGGCGACCGACGTCCGCGGCGGCCTGCTGTTTGTCTGGCACGACCACGAGGGCAACCCGCCGGACCCCGCGGTCCAGATCCCCGACATTCCCGAGGCGCACAGCGACGAGTGGACCGAATGGCGCTGGAACCGCATCCTCATCGAGGGCTCCAACTGCCGCGACATCATCGACAACGTCACCGACATGGCGCACTTCTTTTACATCCATTTCGGGCTGCCGACGTACTTCAAGAACGTCTTCGAGGGCCACATCGCCTCGCAGTACCTGCACAACGTCGGCCGGCCCGACGTCAACGACCTGGGGACCTCCTACGGCGAGGCCCATCTGGATTCCGAGGCGTCCTACTTCGGGCCATCGTTCATGATCAACTGGCTGCACAACAGCTACGGCGGCTACAAGGCCGAGTCGATCCTGATCAACTGCCACTACCCGGTCACCCAGAACTCCTTCGTGCTGCAGTGGGGCGTCATCGTCGAAAAGCCCAAGGGCATGGACGAAGCGATGACCGACAAGCTGTCTCGCGTGTTCACCGAAGGCGTCAGCAAGGGCTTCCTGCAGGACGTCGAGATCTGGAAGCACAAGACCCGGATCGACAACCCGCTGCTGGTCGAGGAGGACGGCGCCGTCTACCAGCTGCGCCGCTGGTATCAACAGTTCTACGTCGACGTCGCCGACATCGAGCCGGAAATGGTGGAGCGCTTCGAGATCGAGGTGGACACCACCCGCGCCAACGAGTACTGGAACGCCGAGGTGGCGGAGAACCTGAAGGCCAGGGATTCCGAAGACGTCCCCGCGGAGCAACACTGACGCCCATGCCCGACGATCAGCCGGCAGTTCCCGACGTCGATCGGCTCGCCCGGTCGATGCTGTTGCTGCACGGCGATCAGCACGACCACGACGAGCGACCGGCCAGTTCGGAGCGCAGTGGCGGATCGTGGTCGAAGTCAAGGGATTTCAGCA
This genomic window from Mycobacterium saskatchewanense contains:
- a CDS encoding Rieske 2Fe-2S domain-containing protein; the encoded protein is MSTDTKAVGIREIDPGALPTRYARGWHCLGVAKDFQDGKPHAVQAFGTKLVVFADSEGELKVLDAYCRHMGGDLSEGTIKGDEVACPFHDWRWGGDGRCKLVPYAKRTPKTARTRAWATDVRGGLLFVWHDHEGNPPDPAVQIPDIPEAHSDEWTEWRWNRILIEGSNCRDIIDNVTDMAHFFYIHFGLPTYFKNVFEGHIASQYLHNVGRPDVNDLGTSYGEAHLDSEASYFGPSFMINWLHNSYGGYKAESILINCHYPVTQNSFVLQWGVIVEKPKGMDEAMTDKLSRVFTEGVSKGFLQDVEIWKHKTRIDNPLLVEEDGAVYQLRRWYQQFYVDVADIEPEMVERFEIEVDTTRANEYWNAEVAENLKARDSEDVPAEQH